The Punica granatum isolate Tunisia-2019 chromosome 4, ASM765513v2, whole genome shotgun sequence sequence TAAGGTGGAGCTTGTGATGAATGCATTGAATACAGATGCAAGAAAGGTTAATTTTTCCCATTTTCCCAGATAGTACTGtccattttatttccttttatttgaTGGAGTCATTTTCCATATCTTCTTAAACCACTATATTGTGGATGCATGTTGGACTTTCATGACTTATTGTTATCAGTAAGTTAAATATTCTGCTCAAACTGATGTATCTTATGTGCTGTATGCATAAAAGGTGGAGACGACAAGGAAGATATTGTCATTTCATAGGGAAGATAGAAATGCTGATCCCAATTCTGCTCAAAGCATCCTGCTTGATTTTGTAAGCAGTTGTCAGAATTTACGGATTTGGTCACTGAACACGTCAACTAGGGAGTACTTGAATGGTGAACAACTTCagaaaggaaaacaaattGATGAATGGTGGAAACAAGTGACAAAAGGTGGTATTTATAAAGTCATGTAGCAAATTCGAAATTATTCTAATATTACATagttttttttgaaaatatttgttgAAGTCCTCACCATAATTCATGTTGTCTATCATCCGTCAACATCACAAGCTCTTTCACTTCTGTTTTCATTCTTTGATTCCATATATTTGAGTTGAGGTCTGGTCACTTTTTCTTGGAACAGGAATTATTACCATGGTTTACTCtgtaattttaactctgatTGTGTTGGCTTATTATGAGTTCATGTAGTAATAGGTATCTTTAATCAATGACTGTTTTGATGGATTTAATTCTCTCTTTGTCATGCAgatgaattttctttcttcttgagTAAATGTTGCTGGAGAGGGATTTGCACCCTCTGGgtgctttcttttttaatactaatgaTCCCTTTaccaattgaaaaaaagaaaagtatctTTAGTCAAATCTCAGTTATACATAAGAAGAAGCGAGGACCGCTGTAGCTATatcatctttttttctccGGGCTCTTTTTTCAAAGAAATTTcctatttagtattttatgtTGGTGCATACATTAACCAAAACAACTCATCCTTGTGCCCATCACTTTCACCAGTGGCATAGAGTAGATATACAGATATTGCTTGGAGATATTGCATGGCTTATTTGATTGGTTAAGCAGAAGATTGGATGCCCGATCTCTTCAATATATTATGTAGCTTTAAGTAATATTGAATGTCTTTTTAAACCTTCGTGGCAGCCTGGTGGTATAATTATTGATAATGATTTCAAAtgttctcttctttctttagCAAGAATCTTGGTGGAGCTACATCCATTGTATTTACTTGAGCATATTTTATTTCTGCTTCCAGGTGATCTTATGATGGACTACATGAATATGGATGAACGTTCTGTTGGGATGTTTTGGGTTGTATCTTACACCATGGCTCAACCAGCTTGTGAAACAGTGATGAATTGGTTGTCCTCTGGTGGACATACAGATCTATTACCAGGATCTAATTTACAGCCAAATGATAGGTTAATGGTAATGAGAGAAGTAAGCTCCTTACCGATGTCCCTGTTATCTGGATTTTCAATGAACCTGTGCTTGAAGTTGGCTCAACAGATGGAAGAATGTCTGTTCTCCAGTCAGGTAGGACTAATTATGCACTTCTGGTGTACTTATTTTTCTACTGTTATTCTGTATTAAACCAATCTCCTGTGCAATCACTGCTGTTAAAGGCGTATCTTAGATTCATAAAGCCATGAAATATTTGGCATGGTGAGTACACTAATTGATCGGCACTGAGTGCTGATTATCTTGTCCTTTCTGCTGTGTTGACATTCTGTCTAGTTCTTGTTCTATAGTTTCTGATATGATAGTTCTCAGGTGAAACTTTTTTAAAGATTTTGTTCTTGCTGCTAAAACAGGTTGTGCCAAGCATTGCAATGGTTGAAACATATACTCGCTTGCTGCTCATTGCACCTCACTCGTTGTTTCGTTCACACATCAGTGTAAGTTTGTCCTTTCTTAATAGAAGGGCTCTTCTGTAATAGGGTGGTCATTTCATGCACATTTTAAAGCACAGACAACTCAACACATGAAAATTACATAGGAAAGATCCttacttttagaaaatactATACCGAGAAGATAAATTTGAAAGGATAATGTTCAGTGGCAGTGGCAAGGATCTTGTGCAATCTCTGAAAAGTATGCCGATCTTTGAAATCTTTTTTCCAAGTTCTTCCGTTCTCTTTTCTCATGATTCATAGTAAAGAGGGAGTTGCATTTTCTTGTCATCTACTAACATGCTGGTCCATATTCATCATAATGTGTGGTGACTTTGAAGTTATAGCAACATGAAGAAAGCGTCACTAAGTTTGAAAATATTGGGTAGATTCCTTGTTTTCTAATAGCGCAGAATAGTTTATTGCATCATAAAAAATCCAATGCAGCACCTTCATCGTTTTTGTTTGTAAGCTAAAGTATACAAAAGAATGCATATGTCAGCTCCAATTTCCCATATCAAGTTTTCAGCTAAGGCCTATTTCCTTAAATTGCATGGACATTTCCAGAATCAAATTTTCTGTGTCTTTGGTAACACCTTTTCTTACCCATTACCTAGACCTTAAATCTTCAACATTTTACAGCACTTGGCCCAGAGGAATCCTGCTTTGCTGAGCAAGCCTGGGGTCACTCTTTTGTCATTTGAGATTATCAACTATCGCCTACTTCCTCTCTACAGGTAATTCTCTGCGATTTATGCCATGACCTTTAATATGCATTTTTGAAATATACAATCATTTAGTGTTTTCCGGCATTTTGTTGTTATACATTGTAGTGGTTGAATTGTGATGGTGGAAATTGAGGAGAATTATTGAGATGTTATTTCCTGTAGGTACCAAGGGAAAACCAAAGCTTTGATGTATGATGTGACAAAAATTATTGCTGCTTTGAAGGGGAAACGAGGAGATCATCGTGTATTTAGATTAGCTGAGAACTTGTGCATGAATGTCATTTTCTCACTTAGAGATTTTTTCTCAGTGAAGAGGGAGGGTAAGGTAAATGCTGTTGTCTAAGATAAAAatcttgttttatttttttgctaatataattaaaatctaaGATATTCTGGTTTTGTCTCGTTCTGTAGGGTCCAACTGAATTTACAGAGACACTGAATAGAGTAACAGTAATGACGCTTGCCATCCTGATCAAAACACGTGGAATTGCTGATGCTGATCACGTTATGTATTTACCAAACATGCTAGAGCAGATACTAGCAACAAGCCAACACATATGGTCGGAGAAAACATTACGCTACTTCCCACCAATTCTTCGCGATGCCTTGGCGGCGCGGATCGATAAAAGGGCCCTTGTCATTCAAGCATGGCAGCAGGTTTGTTCCTGATGTTTTGCAAAAAATTATGTGTCATTTCCTAATCTCTCActtcttttttctcaaattcaaTGCTTCATGTCGTATTCCCttcagtcaatttttttttcctctgatTTTCACCATGCATGTTTACGATTTTTTTCCTGATGTGCTGCCATGGTAATTGATCTTAgcaattttttcattaattttatttagagCTTATGGAGAAAAAAGGTCCGCATACTTTTTTGCTAATTGTTCATTCTgtttttcaaaacaaaagaaatgttTAATTTGTTTTGAGGGCATTCTAGTTGTTCTTCTAATCTTTCTACATGACTGGAAACTAAATCAGTAAAATGACATTTCACTTTGTCCAAAATATGTGATTCCAATTATCTTAGTAAATCTATGAACATCTTTCTAAGCTTTTCTATTAAACATTTCTCAGGCAGAAACAACTGTGATCAATCAATGCACTCAGCTTCTTTCCCCTTCAGCTGACCCTTCGTATGTAACAACTTATATCAGCCATAGTTTTCCTCAACATCGGCAGTATTTATGTGCTGGGGCATGGACTTTGATGCAAGGGCATCCTGAGAGCATTAACAGCACAAACCTGGTGAGACCTCTTGTAGATGAACTCTGGCATggcaaatatttaattaattctgcATTAATAAATCCAAGCCCTTACGAAGTCTTCCAATTAATCTCATGTTCCTTCTTTGATTtttgatataattaatttcttgttctttctttgattttgatttaagGTACGCGTGTTGAGGGAAGTCTCACCTGAGGAAGTGACCGCCAATATTTATACAATGGTGGATGTACTACTTCATAGCATTCAAGTGGAACGTCAGCGTGGGCATTTAATACAGGTTCATGGTTTATTCTGAAATTTTTCATAAAGTGGCATTGGAAACGGAATAGGTCCATTTTGCCCATTTGGTGCTGTTATTGTAGGATCTAAACCTTTTTCCATTTAGAAAAGAGAACATTTTTGGGTCACTTCTAGGTTTTCTTATACTTtcagagaaagaaaaaagaaaaacatagcAATCATAATTAGAATACTATTGCGATCTTAAACTGTTAATGGATATCCTCATATTTTTCTAGGCTGAAATGAAAACCTCTCTCAGTTTATACTATTGAGGTAGAGTTGCCCTTCAGCCCACTAAACTATTAGGGGTATGGAGCATCCCTAGACTATTTTCGGCAACTTGTACATTTACTTCCTCAATTATAATTTGAGTCCCTGTGCCTTTAAAATTTCTATCAAAATTCATGGAAAATGATGCATTCATTGtgcttcaaaaaaaaaaaaaaaggatttcagattttttttcaaaaaagtacTTATTGCTGCTCAGCCACCCCCTTCCAGTTCCAGCCACCCCTCCATTACCGGAGGATGCAGCTGATGACGGTTGCATACGGCCAAGGCCAGACTGGTCAGTCACGAGTGGGAGACAGGATGACTGGATGAGTGAGACTGATCTGCGCCtaaagctttctccctctccccCACTTTTTGTGTTTCTTTACTCAGTTTTCAGCTTTTCCCAGCTCAAGAGTACCTCATATAGGAAGCTCCAtcagatgtcttttctaagcTCACTGAAGCTTCACTCATTATCCCACTCTGAGCTGACCCCACTTTGAATTCAGCTCAGTAAGCTTTAGTTCTGCTAGTTTCTTGATGTTCTTTATGCATCTCACTCCTTTTGTGAGTGAGACCAACCCAGCCTCATTGATCACATCCTTTAAATGAAAGGTAGGTGGTCAGACATGGGGTGCCCGTACGGTGATGGActcctccttttctttttgttcattttcaatataaatttCATTGTACTTTTCCAATCACATGCAATGGACGTGGGACATGTTTGCAAAATTAAAGTTGATCTTGAGGGATTAAATGTTCCAAAAATTAGTTTTAAGGGTAAATGTTCCTTGCATCGATACTTTAGGGGGCTGATGGGTATTTTTCCCGACAAACTTCTATCTCGGAGAATCGCCTGAAGCAATTTTCTAACTGAATGAAGAAACAGTTTGAAGATCAATTGCCATTtgtattttatgattttaaggACCATGACAGCTCTCTATTTTAATTCTTGCAGCTCCTCTTTCAGGATCTCTGACCCCTGTTTTCTCGTGTTAAATTCAGGACATTTTACTGAAAACCTGTGCCAACcttgcattttttatttggacAAGCGAGTTGCTCCCTTTGGACATCTTGCTACTGGCCCTCTCTGACCGCGACGATGATCCACATGCCTTAAGTATCGTGGTATGGTTCATAAAACATCTCTCTaggtttttttaattagagattTTTCAAGTCTTCTATTTATAATCTGTGATACAGCCATGAAACCAGTCATTTCCTCATCGAATATTTAGATCAATAAGCTGGATTGTCTGGCTGCTACCAGTTAGTCTTACTTGAGATGCCTCAGAACTATTTAAGCGTGCTTCAAGTTCAAGTTAACATCATGCCTAAAGCTAGGAAGCTTTCCATTCTTCCGGCATCTGCTACTGCACGATATAGATGCAAGAATCAACAAATCTTTCCCCCCCTTGATAATACTGATAAATTTGTGCTTCTATGAAAATTGGGCTTCAGATTAGCCTCCTCGACAGACAAGAACTTCAACAGAGAGTGAAATTATATTGTTTGAATTGTGGACCTCCCGAGCATTGGCTTCGGACTACACCTTTCAAGCGTACGGAATTACAAAAGGCTCTAGGGAATCATCTCTCGTGGAAGGATAGGTAATAATATCCTATATAAAACAGCAATTTATTATGTAAATCACATGATTGACCTTTCTATATCATCATGAAGCACTTTTCAGGGGCTGTATCTTTAACACTCATTTTCTAGTtaaggagaggagaggagtaAAAGGAGAGGAATTGTCTTCCTTGTTTGTTAGTTATTGGAATCATGTTGTTAAATCAAGTAGGATGTAAACTTTGTTAGAATATAGCCCTCCAAATTCCCTGTTCTGAGGATGGAAAAGCGTCTTCATAATTCCTTCCTCTAGCTAAATTGACGAATAATCTTGTAATCTATTATCACTAAATCTGTACTGTTTCAATAATTTGAAACATCATTAAGACCATCATACCCTGCAAAAATCAGCGGATTTCCAATTAATTCAAATACTGAGACTTTCTTTGAATTCCATACGGAACAAATTAGTTGTGAATCCTTGTTTCCAGGAGTTTGCAACCTCttggtgtttttttttattgctaTATAACAGTTTGTCAAACTCTGTGCTGACTTTTATCTGATGCATTATGTCTTGACTCTTGCTCATCAACTAGATGTAGGCTTTAGTTCTTATACACATATCATGCATATACACATAGCATGCGTGAGCTATCGTAATACTTCATCCATTGACAAATTCTTGATACAGGTATCCTCCCTTCTTTGATGACATAGCAGCACGGTTGCTTGCGGTGTTCCCCCTGATCATTTACAGACTTATCGAAAATGATGCCATAGATAATACTGAGCGACTCTTGACAATCTATTCTCAATTTCTAGCGTATCATCcttttagattttcttttgtcCGGGATATACTTGCATACTTCTATGGTCACCTTCCAGGAAAGCTCGTAGTTCGCATACTCAGTATACTTGATGCTCAGAAGGTACCAAAGGTCTCTGTCTATATTGGCTCCACAGAAAACAATTCTCTCAATATAGAGGACTCATTATTGACGTGATCATCTGATATTTCAGATCCCATTCTCGGAACTGTTCCAGCAGCTGGTCAGCGCGACGAATCCCATTTGCCCACCTCTAGACTATTTTGCTAATCTTTTGCTGGAGCTGGTGAACAATGTAATACCTCCACTGAATAGTAACACGGTTCGTCCTCCTCCACGTACCCAAACTCCACCAACAAACCAAGTACACGCTTCAACAGAGAGTCTAAAGGCATTCTATCAGATTCAGGATCCCGGAACATACACCCAGTTAATTCTCGAAACTTCGGTGATAGAgatcctctctctccctgTTCCTGCTTCCCAGATCGTATCATCTCTTGTCCAAATCATTGTTAACATACAACCCACAGTAATTCAATCCAACAACCTTCGTGGTGCTCCAAATAGCATCGGAGGGCAAGGTTCAGTTCTACCAACTTCTCCCTCGGGAGGAAGCACAGATTCCTTAAGTGCAAGCAGATCATCTCCTTCAGCTAATACTTCAAACTTTGTTTGGCGGAGTGGTTACACAAGTGAACAACTGTCTTGCCTGTTGATCCAAGCTTGTGGGCTATTGTTGTCTCAGCTGCCTGCCGACTTTCATGTGCAGCTCTATATACAGGCATCTCAGATAATAAAAGACAGTTGGTGGCTTACTGACGGGAAGAGATCATGTGGGGAGCTGGAATCTGCTGTGAAGTACGCCTTGTTGGATCCTTCATGGGCTGCTCAGGACAACACCTCGACAGCGATAAGTATGCAGTCAATTTTCTTCATTGCTGTCAAATTTTCTCGTAAAATGCTATTATATTGAAGCTAGAGGCTATGGCACATCGAATTGGGGGACTTCTTAAGCTTAATCAAGTTTCGGGCAATATGCTAGTTGCATACTTGAGGAAGAACTGGGTTTCAGAACAGTTTGAGAAGTAGTTTTCTGGTTCAATAATTGAAAGCTTCAAAGATTAAGATTTAAAAATCATAGAAGAACCATCTTATGAGTTGGTGAATCTGTTTGCATCCCTAGTGCTCACAATCTACGTAATGTGATGGTCAGGTAACATTATTGCGCTACTTCACTCTTTCTTTAGCAATCTTCCACAAGAATGGCTGGAAGGGACCCATGTCATCATAAAGAATCTCAAACCGGTCACATCTGTTGCAATGCTGAGAATAGCATTCCGTATAATGGGCCCTCTGCTCCCTAGACTTGCCAATGCTCACTCACTCTTTACCAAGGTGAATAGATTTCTTATTTGTTGTTGGTCTTAGATTTTGATGCATGAACTCCATACTATGAGGACCAGGAAAATTTGAGTTTCTGTTATTTGTTTCTTGGTTTGGTTACTGATGAAAGGTTTCGGGAAAGATATAGAGGCAATAATCCATTTCAGAACTTGAATATCATTATTAATATAAGCGTGCCAAGGGACTGAAGTGCATTGAATTTTGATaacgtaaaaaaaataaaaaagagagagagatagagagccTGGCTGTTTAATTTTTGTCAAACTTAATGATGCGACATGATTATCTTAAGTTTTAGAATTTCTTGTTATATCTGCTAAATTTT is a genomic window containing:
- the LOC116203679 gene encoding mediator of RNA polymerase II transcription subunit 23-like isoform X2, translated to MDQPQQRPNSASRAYQFHPGRAAIMDLFNLYLGRSSRQKTGDSVREPPNKTQKRVVALNRELPPRNEQFILDFQQLLAQFGDQELRAVTESVFISLVVQCSGHAPRADFLLFALQSLCGIGHINWDTLVPSLLSSVSSAEMPMGQASQSMPTVSSSGLPQSGTIPSSNAIPNASSFQPSNPASPLTSAHGIGSPTQSMIEPSSGAAMSPVKLPDQFMTRVNSSIRDSAISSLRQLCCKIILTGLNFNLKPTTHAEIFSHMLNWLVNWDQRQQGSDESEGTKFWRPDKALTEWLHNCLDVIWLLVEQDKCRMPFYELLRSGLQFIENIPDDEALFTLILEIHRRRDMMAMHMQMLDQHLHCPTFGTQRILSLTAPNISGEAVGNLRYSPITYPSVLGEPLHGEELACSIQRGSLDWERALRCIRHAIRTTPSPDWWKRVLLVAPCYRPAGQPPTAGAVFTSEMISEATICRIIELLKLTNSELNCWQEWLSFSDIFFFLVKSGCIDFVDFVDKLVIRISESDPHILRTNHVTWLLAGIIKVELVMNALNTDARKVETTRKILSFHREDRNADPNSAQSILLDFVSSCQNLRIWSLNTSTREYLNGEQLQKGKQIDEWWKQVTKGDLMMDYMNMDERSVGMFWVVSYTMAQPACETVMNWLSSGGHTDLLPGSNLQPNDRLMVMREVSSLPMSLLSGFSMNLCLKLAQQMEECLFSSQVVPSIAMVETYTRLLLIAPHSLFRSHISHLAQRNPALLSKPGVTLLSFEIINYRLLPLYRYQGKTKALMYDVTKIIAALKGKRGDHRVFRLAENLCMNVIFSLRDFFSVKREGKGPTEFTETLNRVTVMTLAILIKTRGIADADHVMYLPNMLEQILATSQHIWSEKTLRYFPPILRDALAARIDKRALVIQAWQQAETTVINQCTQLLSPSADPSYVTTYISHSFPQHRQYLCAGAWTLMQGHPESINSTNLVRVLREVSPEEVTANIYTMVDVLLHSIQVERQRGHLIQDILLKTCANLAFFIWTSELLPLDILLLALSDRDDDPHALSIVISLLDRQELQQRVKLYCLNCGPPEHWLRTTPFKRTELQKALGNHLSWKDRYPPFFDDIAARLLAVFPLIIYRLIENDAIDNTERLLTIYSQFLAYHPFRFSFVRDILAYFYGHLPGKLVVRILSILDAQKIPFSELFQQLVSATNPICPPLDYFANLLLELVNNVIPPLNSNTVRPPPRTQTPPTNQVHASTESLKAFYQIQDPGTYTQLILETSVIEILSLPVPASQIVSSLVQIIVNIQPTVIQSNNLRGAPNSIGGQGSVLPTSPSGGSTDSLSASRSSPSANTSNFVWRSGYTSEQLSCLLIQACGLLLSQLPADFHVQLYIQASQIIKDSWWLTDGKRSCGELESAVKYALLDPSWAAQDNTSTAISNIIALLHSFFSNLPQEWLEGTHVIIKNLKPVTSVAMLRIAFRIMGPLLPRLANAHSLFTKTLSVLLSVLVDVFGKNTQLPTPIEASEITDLIDFLHHVVHYEGQGGPVQPSSKPKPDILALFAAVSESLRPDVQHLLSHLKPDVNSSIYAASYPKIPHNRPQ
- the LOC116203679 gene encoding mediator of RNA polymerase II transcription subunit 23-like isoform X1, with translation MDQPQQRPNSASRAYQFHPGRAAIMDLFNLYLGRSSRQKTGDSVREPPNKTQKRVVALNRELPPRNEQFILDFQQLLAQFGDQELRAVTESVFISLVVQCSGHAPRADFLLFALQSLCGIGHINWDTLVPSLLSSVSSAEMPMGQASQSMPTVSSSGLPQSGTIPSSNAIPNASSFQPSNPASPLTSAHGIGSPTQSMIEPSSGAAMSPVKLPDQFMTRVNSSIRDSAISSLRQLCCKIILTGLNFNLKPTTHAEIFSHMLNWLVNWDQRQQGSDESEGTKFWRPDKALTEWLHNCLDVIWLLVEQDKCRMPFYELLRSGLQFIENIPDDEALFTLILEIHRRRDMMAMHMQMLDQHLHCPTFGTQRILSLTAPNISGEAVGNLRYSPITYPSVLGEPLHGEELACSIQRGSLDWERALRCIRHAIRTTPSPDWWKRVLLVAPCYRPAGQPPTAGAVFTSEMISEATICRIIELLKLTNSELNCWQEWLSFSDIFFFLVKSGCIDFVDFVDKLVIRISESDPHILRTNHVTWLLAGIIKVELVMNALNTDARKVETTRKILSFHREDRNADPNSAQSILLDFVSSCQNLRIWSLNTSTREYLNGEQLQKGKQIDEWWKQVTKGDLMMDYMNMDERSVGMFWVVSYTMAQPACETVMNWLSSGGHTDLLPGSNLQPNDRLMVMREVSSLPMSLLSGFSMNLCLKLAQQMEECLFSSQVVPSIAMVETYTRLLLIAPHSLFRSHISHLAQRNPALLSKPGVTLLSFEIINYRLLPLYRYQGKTKALMYDVTKIIAALKGKRGDHRVFRLAENLCMNVIFSLRDFFSVKREGKGPTEFTETLNRVTVMTLAILIKTRGIADADHVMYLPNMLEQILATSQHIWSEKTLRYFPPILRDALAARIDKRALVIQAWQQAETTVINQCTQLLSPSADPSYVTTYISHSFPQHRQYLCAGAWTLMQGHPESINSTNLVRVLREVSPEEVTANIYTMVDVLLHSIQVERQRGHLIQDILLKTCANLAFFIWTSELLPLDILLLALSDRDDDPHALSIVISLLDRQELQQRVKLYCLNCGPPEHWLRTTPFKRTELQKALGNHLSWKDRYPPFFDDIAARLLAVFPLIIYRLIENDAIDNTERLLTIYSQFLAYHPFRFSFVRDILAYFYGHLPGKLVVRILSILDAQKVPKIPFSELFQQLVSATNPICPPLDYFANLLLELVNNVIPPLNSNTVRPPPRTQTPPTNQVHASTESLKAFYQIQDPGTYTQLILETSVIEILSLPVPASQIVSSLVQIIVNIQPTVIQSNNLRGAPNSIGGQGSVLPTSPSGGSTDSLSASRSSPSANTSNFVWRSGYTSEQLSCLLIQACGLLLSQLPADFHVQLYIQASQIIKDSWWLTDGKRSCGELESAVKYALLDPSWAAQDNTSTAISNIIALLHSFFSNLPQEWLEGTHVIIKNLKPVTSVAMLRIAFRIMGPLLPRLANAHSLFTKTLSVLLSVLVDVFGKNTQLPTPIEASEITDLIDFLHHVVHYEGQGGPVQPSSKPKPDILALFAAVSESLRPDVQHLLSHLKPDVNSSIYAASYPKIPHNRPQ
- the LOC116203679 gene encoding mediator of RNA polymerase II transcription subunit 23-like isoform X3 produces the protein MRPIFIFRNKTQKRVVALNRELPPRNEQFILDFQQLLAQFGDQELRAVTESVFISLVVQCSGHAPRADFLLFALQSLCGIGHINWDTLVPSLLSSVSSAEMPMGQASQSMPTVSSSGLPQSGTIPSSNAIPNASSFQPSNPASPLTSAHGIGSPTQSMIEPSSGAAMSPVKLPDQFMTRVNSSIRDSAISSLRQLCCKIILTGLNFNLKPTTHAEIFSHMLNWLVNWDQRQQGSDESEGTKFWRPDKALTEWLHNCLDVIWLLVEQDKCRMPFYELLRSGLQFIENIPDDEALFTLILEIHRRRDMMAMHMQMLDQHLHCPTFGTQRILSLTAPNISGEAVGNLRYSPITYPSVLGEPLHGEELACSIQRGSLDWERALRCIRHAIRTTPSPDWWKRVLLVAPCYRPAGQPPTAGAVFTSEMISEATICRIIELLKLTNSELNCWQEWLSFSDIFFFLVKSGCIDFVDFVDKLVIRISESDPHILRTNHVTWLLAGIIKVELVMNALNTDARKVETTRKILSFHREDRNADPNSAQSILLDFVSSCQNLRIWSLNTSTREYLNGEQLQKGKQIDEWWKQVTKGDLMMDYMNMDERSVGMFWVVSYTMAQPACETVMNWLSSGGHTDLLPGSNLQPNDRLMVMREVSSLPMSLLSGFSMNLCLKLAQQMEECLFSSQVVPSIAMVETYTRLLLIAPHSLFRSHISHLAQRNPALLSKPGVTLLSFEIINYRLLPLYRYQGKTKALMYDVTKIIAALKGKRGDHRVFRLAENLCMNVIFSLRDFFSVKREGKGPTEFTETLNRVTVMTLAILIKTRGIADADHVMYLPNMLEQILATSQHIWSEKTLRYFPPILRDALAARIDKRALVIQAWQQAETTVINQCTQLLSPSADPSYVTTYISHSFPQHRQYLCAGAWTLMQGHPESINSTNLVRVLREVSPEEVTANIYTMVDVLLHSIQVERQRGHLIQDILLKTCANLAFFIWTSELLPLDILLLALSDRDDDPHALSIVISLLDRQELQQRVKLYCLNCGPPEHWLRTTPFKRTELQKALGNHLSWKDRYPPFFDDIAARLLAVFPLIIYRLIENDAIDNTERLLTIYSQFLAYHPFRFSFVRDILAYFYGHLPGKLVVRILSILDAQKVPKIPFSELFQQLVSATNPICPPLDYFANLLLELVNNVIPPLNSNTVRPPPRTQTPPTNQVHASTESLKAFYQIQDPGTYTQLILETSVIEILSLPVPASQIVSSLVQIIVNIQPTVIQSNNLRGAPNSIGGQGSVLPTSPSGGSTDSLSASRSSPSANTSNFVWRSGYTSEQLSCLLIQACGLLLSQLPADFHVQLYIQASQIIKDSWWLTDGKRSCGELESAVKYALLDPSWAAQDNTSTAISNIIALLHSFFSNLPQEWLEGTHVIIKNLKPVTSVAMLRIAFRIMGPLLPRLANAHSLFTKTLSVLLSVLVDVFGKNTQLPTPIEASEITDLIDFLHHVVHYEGQGGPVQPSSKPKPDILALFAAVSESLRPDVQHLLSHLKPDVNSSIYAASYPKIPHNRPQ